One Bufo gargarizans isolate SCDJY-AF-19 chromosome 4, ASM1485885v1, whole genome shotgun sequence DNA window includes the following coding sequences:
- the LOC122935406 gene encoding uncharacterized protein LOC122935406 encodes MEIDYSTLKRSTLKDLLEARGISASNKTKATLISEIMAEIRAEDDSVTAQRDETDGTEQAEFQRQLLFRLSFYGENPPVEIISKTMTEVQEFITRQRRPQTPSPAVSMVQEDASMFGLGAVLSQVGADGGEHPVAYISRKLLPREVSYAAIEKECLAVVWALKKLQPYLYGQAFSLLTDHNPLVWLNRVAGDNARLLRWSLALQPFDFNIQYRPGKQNGNADGLSRQTDLEK; translated from the exons ATGGAGATTGATTACTCCACTTTAAAACGATCCACACTTAAAGATCTTCTGGAAGCAAGAGGTATTTCAGCCAGCAACAAAACAAAGGCAACACTTATCTCTGAAATAATGGCAGAAATCCGAGCAGAGGATGATTCGGTCACTGCACAGAGGGACGAGACAGACGGAACAGAGCAAGCAGAGTTCCAAAGGCAGCTCTTATTCAGATTGTCATTTTATGGGGAGAacccaccagtggaaattatcTCCAAGACAATGACAGAGGTTCAAGAATTTATAACGCGGCAAAGGAGACCACAAACACCAAGCCCAGCAGTGTCTATGGTGCAAGAGG acgcttctatgtttggattgggggcagtgCTGAGCCAAGTTGGGGCCGATGGCGGAGAACACCCCGTGGCTTACATCAGTCGCAAACTGTTACCCAgagaagtaagctacgccgccatcgAGAAGGAATGCCTGGCTGTGGTGTGGGCCCTAAAGAAGTTACAGCCGTATTTATATGGACAGGCTTTTTCCCTGCTCACGGATCACAACCCGTTAGTATGGCTGAACCGGGTGGCTGGGgacaatgccaggctgctgcgctggagtttggcgctgcagccttttgactttaaTATTCAGTACCGCCCGGGCAAACAAAATGGAAACGCTGACGGGTTGTCGAGACAAACTGATTTGGAAAAATGA